Proteins from a genomic interval of Daphnia pulex isolate KAP4 chromosome 4, ASM2113471v1:
- the LOC124192156 gene encoding uncharacterized protein LOC124192156: MANRFKSLADRQLFWKTLFEEKKIAKQLPVLATDHVDGVTYDDLPQYGQVHIVAQSASSLGDNFMSDTFIVTAQLTKRDAFGNETKNTLSTFIKVLPSNAMLRITAYEARTHHREMDVYQNFFGLLREMHTGQSIPLDVPDVYYSHMEEMVQGGADGSGTCTLLEDLKAEGYRMTDKVEGADYRHCQIALTSLAHYHALTISAVRKWKDPVTGELSKIPQGAKFIVEGTTMYDIGTLQMMQDSSKNVIQFAIDVERPDLVEWITGLVERLPEIVQTDTVESCGPLACILHGDYWNNNMLFKYDDDGKKPIALKMIDFQIVRIGHPLSDVLYFLYTSTRPEIRARYMKFLLRHYYDTLTADLRLLGISLNYYTWEDFLADYKKRSLMWMFMGCVVLSFVLDKKVLDKLGEMDVEERKKEPKAADEEIVKGVSGMSLEAEESMRNMMASQKWSDNKLLTGRLLKLIDEVKALQDS; the protein is encoded by the exons ATGGCAAACCGATTCAAGAGTCTGGCCGATCGGCAGTTATTCTGGAAGACACTTtttgaagagaagaaaatagcGAAACAATTGCCCGTGCTAGCGACGGATCACGTAGATGGCGTCACTTACGACGACCTGCCACAATACGGTCAAGTGCATATTGTTGCCCAATCCGCTTCCAGTCTGGGTGACAATTTCATGAGCGACACTTTTATTGTGACGGCTCAATTGACAAAACGTGATGCCTTTGGGAACGAGACTAAAAATACCTTGAGTACCTTCATTAAG GTGCTACCTTCAAATGCGATGCTGCGCATCACTGCCTACGAGGCACGAACTCACCACCGCGAGATGGACGTCTACCAAAACTTCTTTGGACTTTTGCGAGAAATGCACACAGGGCAATCGATTCCGCTGGATGTCCCAGATGTCTACTACTCCCATATGGAGGAAATGGTTCAAGGCGGAGCGGATGGATCGGGAACTTGTACTCTCCTGGAGGATCTCAAGGCTGAGGGTTATCGTATGACGGATAAAGTGGAAGGCGCTGATTATCGACACTGTCAAATTGCACTGACGTCACTGGCCCATTACCATGCATTGACGATTAGTGCGGTGAGAAAGTGGAAGGATCCAGTAACTGGCGAACTTTCCAAAATTCCACAAGGAGCCAAGTTTATCGTGGAAGGGACAACAATGTACGACATTGGTACTCTTCAAATGATGCAGGACAGTTCCAAAAACGTGATCCAATTCGCCATAGATGTCGAAAGACCCGAT TTAGTTGAATGGATAACTGGTTTGGTGGAACGTCTACCGGAGATTGTCCAAACTGACACTGTGGAGAGCTGCGGTCCATTGGCCTGCATCTTACATGGCGATTACTGGAACAATAACATGTTGTTCAAATACGACGATGATGGGAAGAAACCAATTGCCTTAAAAATGATCGACTTTCAAATAGTAAGGATCGGCCATCCACTCAGCGACGTCCTGTATTTCCTTTACACGAGCACCAGGCCGGAAATAAGGGCCAGGTACATGAAATTTTTGTTACGTCACTACTATGACACGTTGACTGCTGATTTGCGACTGCTCGGCATCTCACTCAATTACTACACCTGGGAAGATTTCTTGGCTGATTATAAGAAAAGATCTTTGATGTGGATGTTTATGGGTTGCGTGGTTTTGTCGTTTGTCTTGGACAAGAAAGTTCTCGACAAGTTGGGTGAAATGGACGTAGaggagaggaagaaagaaccaaaag ccGCTGACGAGGAAATAGTCAAAGGTGTCAGTGGAATGAGCCTCGAAGCTGAGGAATCGATGAGAAATATGATGGCATCGCAGAAGTGGAGCGACAATAAACTTTTAACAGGTCGGCTTCTCAAACTCATCGACGAAGTCAAAGCCTTGCAAGATTCTTAA
- the LOC124192155 gene encoding uncharacterized protein LOC124192155 has product MTYEIKSLAGRQLFWKTLFEEKQLAPQLATLATDHVDGITYDDIPKYGTLHVKVESGSTLGDNFQSDTFIVTARLMQRDGEDIPNNLSTFIKVLPSNFLLRKSVHESRVHHREINMYHHFFNSLREMHADHPIPLDVPDVYYTHIEEIVPGETDGSGICTLLEDLKAEGYRMADKVEGADYRHCHMALTSLAHFHALTISAVRKWKDPATGKLSNIPPMAKFLVEEKTMYDVGIIKIISDFSVSIVDFLKDIKRPDLVEWVSKFTSQMSEVVLVDTLESSGPLACVVHGDYWNNNMLFKYADGLTNIPVSLRMLDFQISRIGHPLSDVLYFLYTSTLPETRQKYMLILLRYYFDTLTADLRLLGIPLEDYNWEDFMADYKKRSLMWMFMSTMVVSMTQNKKVVTSLKDLDAEEQLKDPKPEDEVVEPPVIGESGMSVEMEETYKNMMKTFVLSDSPILSDRIMKLIEEVYHLNN; this is encoded by the exons ATGACCTACGAAATTAAAAGTTTGGCTGGTCGCCAGCTGTTTTGGAAAACCCTTTTTGAAGAGAAGCAGTTGGCACCTCAACTTGCCACGCTAGCGACTGATCATGTCGATGGCATCACGTACGATGACATACCCAAGTACGGCACATTGCACGTCAAAGTGGAATCCGGCTCAACTTTGGGCGATAATTTCCAAAGCGACACCTTCATTGTAACGGCACGGTTGATGCAACGTGATGGCGAAGACATCCCAAATAACTTAAGTACCTTTATCAAG GTGCTGCCGTCGAATTTCTTACTTCGGAAATCAGTTCACGAATCACGCGTCCATCATCGGGAAATCAACATGTATCACCATTTCTTCAATTCACTGAGAGAAATGCACGCCGATCACCCGATTCCGCTGGATGTTCCCGATGTTTACTACACCCATATTGAGGAAATAGTCCCAGGAGAGACGGATGGATCAGGAATTTGTACCCTCCTCGAGGATCTCAAAGCTGAGGGTTATCGTATGGCCGATAAAGTGGAAGGTGCCGATTATCGACACTGTCACATGGCCCTGACTTCACTGGCCCATTTCCACGCCTTGACGATTAGTGCGGTGAGAAAGTGGAAGGATCCGGCAACTGGCAAACTATCCAATATTCCCCCGATGGCCAAATTTCTTGTCGAAGAAAAAACTATGTACGATGTGGGAATCATTAAAATCATTTCAGACTTTTCCGTGTCTATCGTCGATTTTCTAAAAGATATCAAAAGGCCCGAT CTAGTTGAGTGGGTGTCGAAATTTACATCTCAAATGTCTGAGGTCGTCCTAGTCGATACGTTGGAGAGCAGCGGCCCATTGGCTTGTGTCGTTCACGGAGATTATTGGAACAACAACATGTTGTTCAAATACGCAGATGGACTGACTAATATCCCAGTCTCACTGCGAATGCTCGACTTTCAAATCTCGAGGATCGGCCATCCACTCAGCGACGTCCTCTATTTCCTGTACACGAGCACCTTGCCGGAAACGAGACAAAAGTACATGCTGATTTTGCTTCGTTACTATTTCGACACGTTGACGGCCGATTTGCGTTTGCTCGGCATCCCCCTCGAAGATTACAACTGGGAAGACTTTATGGCCGATTACAAGAAACGATCCTTGATGTGGATGTTCATGTCCACCATGGTCGTTTCCATgactcaaaacaaaaaagttgttacCAGTTTAAAGGATTTGGATGCTGAGGAACAACTAAAAGATCCCAAACCAGAAG aCGAGGTCGTGGAACCGCCAGTCATTGGTGAAAGCGGAATGAGCGTGGAAATGGAGGAAACTTACAAGAACATGATGAAAACGTTCGTATTGAGTGACAGTCCAATTTTATCGGACCGGATTATGAAACTCATTGAAGAAGTTTACCATCTAAATAATTAA
- the LOC124193210 gene encoding uncharacterized protein LOC124193210 — MGDRFKSLADRQFFWKTLFEEKKIAKQLPVLATDHVDGVTYDDLPQYGQVHIVAQSASNPGDNFMSDTFIVTAQLIKRDDFGNETKNTLSAFIKVLPSNTMLRVIAYEARTHHHEMDVYQNFFGLLREMHTGQSIPLDVPDVYYTHMEEIVQGGADGSGTCTLLEDLKAEGYLMADKVEGADYRHCQIALTSLAHYHALTLSAVRKWTDPSTGELSKIPPAAKPITDGNKMHDTSLFQMIKDNIESVIEFAKDVERPDLVEWIAGFVERLPEIVQIDTVESCGPLACILHGDYWNNNMLFKYADDGKKPIALKMIDFQVVRIGHPLSDVLYFLYISAKPEIRVRYMTDLLRHYYDTLTADLLLLGISLNCYNWEDFLADYKKRSLMWMFMGIIVLSFVLNKKVLDRLDEMDAAERQKEPKVADGEIVKGASGMSVEAEELMKATMLSKKLSDNVVLTDRLIKLIDEVKALHDS; from the exons ATGGGAGACCGATTCAAGAGTCTGGCCGATCGGCAGTTTTTCTGGAAGACACTTtttgaagagaagaaaatagcGAAACAATTGCCCGTGCTGGCGACGGATCACGTTGATGGCGTCACTTACGACGACCTGCCACAATACGGTCAAGTGCATATTGTGGCACAATCCGCTTCCAACCCGGGTGACAATTTCATGAGCGACACTTTCATTGTGACGGCTCAATTGATAAAACGGGATGACTTTGGAaacgaaactaaaaatacCTTGAGTGCTTTCATCAAG GTCTTACCATCGAACACAATGCTGCGCGTCATTGCTTACGAGGCACGGACTCACCACCACGAGATGGACGTCTACCAAAACTTCTTTGGACTTTTGCGAGAGATGCACACAGGGCAATCGATTCCGCTGGATGTTCCCGATGTCTACTACACTCATATGGAGGAAATTGTTCAAGGCGGAGCGGATGGATCGGGAACTTGTACCCTCCTGGAGGATCTCAAAGCTGAGGGTTACCTCATGGCCGATAAAGTCGAAGGTGCTGATTATCGACACTGTCAAATTGCACTGACGTCACTGGCCCATTACCACGCCTTGACACTGAGTGCAGTGAGAAAGTGGACAGACCCATCGACGGGCGAACTATCGAAAATTCCACCTGCAGCCAAACCCATCACGGATGGGAATAAAATGCATGACACAAGCCTTTTTCAGATGATCAAAGACAACATCGAAAGTGTGATCGAATTTGCCAAGGATGTTGAAAGGCCTGAT TTAGTTGAATGGATAGCTGGTTTTGTGGAACGTCTACCGGAGATTGTCCAAATTGATACGGTGGAGAGCTGCGGTCCATTGGCATGCATCTTACATGGGGATTACTGGAACAATAACATGTTGTTTAAATATGCCGACGATGGGAAGAAACCAATTGCCTTGAAAATGATCGACTTTCAAGTTGTAAGGATCGGCCATCCACTCAGCGACGTCCTGTATTTCCTTTACATAAGCGCCAAGCCGGAAATAAGGGTTAGGTACATGACTGATTTGTTACGTCACTACTACGACACGTTGACTGCTGATTTGCTACTGCTTGGCATTTCACTTAATTGCTACAACTGGGAAGATTTCTTGGCTGATTATAAGAAAAGATCCTTGATGTGGATGTTTATGGGAATAATCGTCCTGTCGTTTGTCTTGAACAAGAAAGTTCTCGACAGGTTGGATGAAATGGATGCGGCAGAGAGGCAGAAAGAACCAAAAG tCGCTGACGGGGAAATAGTCAAAGGGGCCAGTGGAATGAGTGTGGAAGCGGAGGAATTGATGAAGGCTACGATGTTGTCAAAAAAGTTGAGTGACAATGTAGTTCTAACCGACCGTCTCATCAAACTCATCGACGAAGTTAAAGCCTTGCATGAttcttaa
- the LOC124193211 gene encoding vacuolar protein sorting-associated protein 33A-like, whose translation MFQLKSGRLPSISVKNMLFITRPEVELMDCIADNLHSEESQGHSASKEYQLIFVSRRSAVCEQRLKDKGVYGTLTSIDELPADFFPLDSDVISMELDNVFKDLYVDNEISSLHQIAHGLMSLQSLYGIFPNVVGKGRHARNVFELMTRMRRDIGVDCDPPMSPLFDTLMIIDRTVDLITPVVTQLTYEGLIDEFHGIKHNTVKLPGENFQASSNAGQSPRSDGSSVKSVVLNSAEELYADLRDKNFSAVGTALSRKAKAISAQ comes from the exons atgtttcagtTAAAATCTGGGCGCTTGCCTTCCATATCTGTTAAAAATATGCTGTTCATCACAAGACCTGAAGTTGAGCTGATGGATTGTATTGCCGATAACTTGCACAG CGAAGAAAGCCAAGGACATTCTGCTAGTAAGGAATATCAGTTAATTTTTGTCTCCCGACGAAGTGCAGTATGTGAACAGCGGCTCAAG GACAAAGGAGTGTATGGAACTCTTACTTCTATTGATGAACTGCCTGCTGATTTTTTCCCACTAGATAGTGATGTCATTTCAATGGAACTCGATAATGTTTTCaag GATTTATATGTTGACAATGAAATCAGCTCCTTACACCAAATTGCTCATGGGTTAATGTCCCTCCAAAGTTTATATGGCATTTTCCCCAACGTTGTGGGTAAGGGGCGCCATGCCCGTAACGTATTCGAATTGATGACTCGAATGCGACGTGATATTGGGGTAGACTGTGATCCCCCCATGTCTCCGTTGTTCGACACTCTCATGATCATTGATAGGACTGTAGATTTGATAACTCCTGTTGTCACTCAGTTGACCTATGAGGGTCTTATCGACGAATTCCATGGAATAAAACATA ATACAGTCAAGCttccaggagaaaattttcaagCCTCATCAAATGCGGGCCAGTCACCTCGCTCTGATGGTAGCTCTGTTAAATCTGTTGTTCTAAACTCGGCCGAAGAGCTTTACGCTGATTTGAg GGACAAGAACTTTTCAGCCGTGGGTACTGCACTCAGTCGCAAAGCTAAAGCTATTTCAGCTCAGTAG